A window of the Bufo gargarizans isolate SCDJY-AF-19 chromosome 1, ASM1485885v1, whole genome shotgun sequence genome harbors these coding sequences:
- the LOC122924989 gene encoding gastrula zinc finger protein XlCGF71.1-like has product MLPLDEDILQRSSGENLISLNVHPELHSTDLSYNPPNYEEPSPDQSTIVTASTSQKRIKRFHCGKESTNSSGLSTHRRHHKREKTYSCSECGKCFRQKSDLVIHDRIHTGEKPYSCSECGKCFTQKVNLVRHERCHTGEKPYSCSECGKCFTRRSSFVKHERIHTGEKPYSCSECGKCFTVKSNLVRHERCHIGEKAYTCSKCGKCFTRKSYLVIHERNHTGEKAYTCSECGKSFRQKSILVTHVRSHIGEKPYLCTECGKCFSDKSSLLKHKRNHT; this is encoded by the coding sequence ATGTTACCACTAGATGAAGATATCCTGCagcgctcttcaggagaaaacctcatttcccttaatgtacatccagaacttcacagtacagatctgtcatataatcctcctaattatgaggaaccttctcctgaccaatcaaCGATTGTTACCGCAAGTACAAGTCAGAAAAGGATTAAAAGGTTTCATTGTGGTAAAGAATCCACAAACAGCTCAGGACTTTCTACACACCGAAGACATCACAAAAGAGAGAAaacgtattcatgttcagaatgtgggaaatgttttagacaAAAATctgatcttgttatacatgatagaatacacacaggagagaaaccatattcgtgttcagaatgtgggaaatgctttacccAGAAAGTaaatcttgttagacatgagagatgtcacacaggagagaagccatattcgtgttcagaatgtgggaaatgtttcacacGGAGATCAAGttttgttaaacatgagagaattcacacaggagagaagccatattcatgttcagaatgtgggaaatgttttacagttaaatcaaatcttgttagacatgagagatgTCACATAGGAGAAAAAGCATATacatgttcaaaatgtgggaaatgtttcacacggaaatcatatcttgttatacatgagagaaatcacacaggagagaaagcatatacatgttcagaatgtgggaaaagttttagACAAAAATCCATTCTTGTTACACATGTGAGAAGTCACATAGGGGAAAAGCCATATTTatgtacagaatgtgggaaatgtttttcagATAAATCAAGTCTTCTAAAACATAAGAGAAATCACACATGA